One bacterium genomic region harbors:
- a CDS encoding S9 family peptidase, which translates to MPHSQVLPYGSWPSPIAAGAVAEAGVGLEQVMLDGDDVYWIEARPAEGGRNVVVRRSASGPVADVTPSPFNARNGVHEYGGGAYAVRGAVVFFSSFDDGRLYRCGPGEPPAAITPDGAYRYADLVVDLRRDRLVCVREDHTVSDREAVNTIVSVSCRGGVAPRVLVSGGDFYAAPRLSPDGSRLAWLTWNLPNMPWDGTELWVGELARDGTVAGARRVAGGPAESVMQPEWGPDGTLYFLADPTGWWNPYRWRDGRIEAVLKAASEFGGPAWRFGQSSYAVAPDGRLICTHKREGAWHLAWLDPARGVLEPIALPYTSLDSIRCGRPGIAFVAGSPTEFPRVVLTDLRARRIDVLRTSAVAPADAAYFSRPEAIEFPTEGGLTAHALFYAPANPDAAAPEGERPPLIVSVHGGPTGAASGTLSLGVQYWTSRGFALVDVNYGGSTGYGRAYRERLYGQWGVVDVNDAINAARHLVERGLADPDRLIIHGGSAGGYTTLRALTARDVFAAGASYYGISDLVVFHEETHKFESRYDEHLIGPYPDRLDLYRERSPIQTIDGLRAPLILFQGLEDKIVPPNQSETIFEAAKRKGIPVAYIAYPGEQHGFRRAEHIKRTLEAEAYFYSRIFGFPLADAVEPVPIENLEKVPAPVRRARRPAAGGRAQRTGDAA; encoded by the coding sequence GGGTGCGGTCGCCGAGGCGGGAGTCGGCCTTGAGCAGGTGATGCTGGACGGCGACGACGTCTACTGGATCGAAGCGCGGCCGGCCGAGGGCGGCCGGAACGTCGTGGTGCGGCGCTCGGCGTCCGGCCCCGTCGCCGATGTGACGCCGTCCCCCTTCAATGCGCGGAACGGCGTCCACGAGTACGGGGGTGGCGCGTACGCGGTGCGCGGCGCCGTTGTCTTCTTCTCGTCTTTCGACGACGGGCGCCTGTATCGCTGCGGGCCCGGCGAACCGCCGGCCGCGATCACCCCGGACGGCGCGTACCGCTACGCCGATCTCGTCGTCGATCTGCGCCGTGACCGGCTCGTGTGCGTGCGGGAGGATCACACCGTCTCCGACCGGGAGGCCGTGAATACGATCGTGAGCGTTTCCTGCCGGGGCGGGGTGGCGCCGCGGGTGCTCGTCTCGGGCGGTGACTTCTATGCCGCGCCGCGGCTCAGCCCCGACGGCTCGCGTCTCGCGTGGCTGACGTGGAATCTCCCGAACATGCCGTGGGACGGGACCGAATTGTGGGTCGGCGAACTGGCCCGAGACGGTACCGTCGCCGGCGCCCGCCGGGTGGCGGGCGGCCCGGCGGAGTCGGTGATGCAGCCGGAATGGGGGCCCGACGGGACCCTGTACTTTCTCGCCGACCCGACCGGGTGGTGGAACCCGTACCGGTGGCGCGACGGCCGGATCGAGGCGGTGCTGAAGGCGGCGTCCGAGTTCGGGGGGCCGGCGTGGCGGTTCGGGCAGTCGTCGTACGCCGTCGCGCCCGACGGGCGCCTCATCTGTACCCACAAGCGCGAGGGCGCGTGGCACCTGGCCTGGCTCGACCCGGCCCGGGGAGTCTTGGAGCCGATCGCGCTGCCGTACACCTCGCTAGACAGCATCCGGTGCGGCCGTCCCGGGATCGCGTTCGTGGCCGGGTCGCCGACCGAATTTCCGCGGGTCGTGCTGACGGATCTGCGGGCCCGGCGGATCGACGTGCTCCGGACGTCGGCGGTCGCGCCTGCCGATGCCGCGTACTTCTCCCGGCCGGAGGCCATCGAGTTTCCCACCGAGGGCGGCCTGACGGCGCACGCGTTATTCTACGCGCCGGCCAACCCGGACGCGGCGGCGCCGGAGGGCGAGCGGCCGCCGCTCATCGTAAGCGTCCACGGCGGTCCGACGGGCGCCGCGTCCGGGACGCTCAGCCTCGGCGTCCAGTACTGGACGAGCCGCGGCTTCGCGCTCGTCGACGTGAACTACGGCGGCAGCACCGGCTACGGCCGCGCGTACCGGGAGCGGCTGTACGGGCAGTGGGGCGTCGTCGACGTCAACGACGCGATCAACGCGGCCCGCCATCTCGTCGAGCGCGGGCTCGCGGATCCCGATCGGCTGATCATTCACGGCGGCAGCGCCGGCGGGTACACGACGCTGCGCGCGCTCACGGCCCGGGACGTCTTCGCCGCGGGCGCGAGCTACTACGGGATCAGCGATCTCGTCGTGTTTCACGAGGAGACCCACAAGTTCGAGTCGCGGTACGACGAGCACCTGATCGGGCCGTATCCCGACCGGCTGGATCTCTACCGCGAACGCTCGCCGATTCAGACGATCGACGGCCTCCGCGCCCCCCTGATCCTGTTCCAGGGGCTCGAGGACAAGATCGTGCCCCCGAATCAATCGGAGACGATTTTCGAGGCGGCGAAGCGGAAGGGCATTCCCGTTGCCTACATCGCGTATCCCGGCGAGCAGCACGGGTTCCGGCGCGCGGAACACATCAAGCGCACACTGGAGGCGGAAGCGTACTTCTACTCGCGGATCTTCGGCTTCCCGCTGGCCGACGCGGTCGAACCGGTGCCGATCGAGAATCTCGAGAAGGTGCCGGCGCCCGTCCGGCGGGCCCGGCGTCCCGCGGCGGGCGGCCGGGCGCAGCGGACGGGCGACGCGGCG